From the genome of Tsukamurella pulmonis:
GGACGTGCCGTCCTGCACCTGGACCTCGTCGTTGCGGAGCATCGCCGTGAACCACACCGGGTTCTGCGGCGCGCCGGCGAGCGAGGCGACGGCGGCGTACGCGCCGTCGTGCTCCACCCGCATGAGGGGGCGGCGGTGCAGCTTGCCCGACTTGGGGCCGCGGTAGGTGAACAGCACCACCTTGCTGCCCGCGACGTCCACCGCGGCGGTGGTACCCGTCTCGTCGATCTTCGCCAGCTGGTCGGAGACCCAGCTCGTCTTCTCCTGTGCGTAATCACCTTCGAGGGCCATGCCCCCAGCCTAGAGCGCCGAGCGGGACAATGGGGTGGTGCAGTCCTCCCGCCCCGTGGTCACCGTCTCCGTCCAGTTCCCCGACCTCTCGACCTCCGAGTTCGACGAGGTGCGGGCCCGGCTCACGACGGGCCGTCCCGGCCGCATCGTGATCGGCCATCACGCGCACCGCTGGTACACCGCGTCATCGGACCCGGAGACGGTGCGCGCCCTGGTCTCGGCGCTGCGCGCCGCGACGGAGGGACGCCGGCTCTCCTTCGACGACGAGGAGGCCCTCGACGACCTGAGCCAGGAGTACGCCGACTGGCTCGAGGAGTCGGAGGAGACCGACGACGCGGATCCCGGCCCGGTGATGAGCTTCTCGGTCCACCTACCGGCCCTGGAACCGGATGAGTTCACCGCGCTCGCGCTGCTGCTGCGGCAGACGCACTCGCGGCGGATCGTCCTCGGCGAGCAGCAGGGCCTGAGCCACCACGAACTGTCCGAGCGCTCCCGGATCGCGGCCCGCATGCCGGGTATCCGCGCCGCGCTGCGCGGCGAGCCGGTGGCCACCGTCGACGCCCTGCCGCTCGTCGCCCTGCTCGACGATTACGCGGCCTGGCTCTCGGCGCATCATCCGTCGTGACCGCCGGCCGTGGTCCGCGGTGCGCGGCGCCGCCGACACGCCGGATCACGATCGCATAATCGCACCAAAACGGGCGAGCCGATGTCGACGCCCGGCTACCGTGGGACCACCTCGAAGTTAAAGGCGGTTCTCATGTTCCCAGGAGCCTTCGCAGAGCTCTCCCCCGGCAAGCCCGCAGCGATCGACTCCGCCACCGGCGAGATCCTGAGCCACGCCCGCCTGAACGAGGAGTCCACCCGGCTCGCGCACCACCTGCGCGCGCTGGGGCTGCGCCGCGGCGACACCGTCGCGATCGTGGCCGGCAACGATCTGCGCGTCTTCTCCGCGTACGCCGCGGCGATCCGCAGCGGCCTGTACGTCACCGCCGTCAACTTCCACCTCACTCCGGCCGAGGTCAACTACATCCTCGCCGACTGCGATGCGAAAGCGCTGTTCGCAGGAGCCGATGTGGCGGAGGCGGTCTCGGAGGCACTGCGGCTGCCGAACCTCGCCGAGCCGGGCCGCGCGATCGCCTGGGGAGGACCGATCACGGGGTTCGCCGATTTCGACACGGTTCTCGCGGAAGCCGATTCCACTCCGCTGACCGAGCAGCCGCGGGGCACCGACATGCTGTACTCCTCCGGCACCACCGGTCGCCCCAAGGGCATCCGGATCCCGCTCCCCGAGGGCACCGTCGACCAGACCCCCGACGCCTACACCGCGATCTTCGCCCCGATGTACGGCATGGACGCCGACACCGTCTACCTCTCGCCCGCGCCGCTGTACCACGCTGCGCCGCTGCGTTTCTGCGGCGTCACCATGTCGGTCGGCGGCACCGTGATCATGATGCACCGGTTCGATCCGGAGGAGGCCCTCGCCCTCATCGCGAAGTACCGCGTGACGCACAGCCAGTGGGTGCCCACCATGTTCGTGCGAATGCTCAAGCTTCCGCAGGAGACCCGGGACCACTACGACACCAGCAGCCTCAAGGTAGCGATCCACGCCGCCGCCCCCTGCCCGGCCGAGGTCAAGCAGTCGATGCTCGCCTGGTGGGGTCCGGTGATCCACGAGTACTACGCCTCCACCGAGGCCGCCGGCGCCACGTTCATCAGCCCGCAGGAAGCCCTCGAGCGCCCCGGGTCCGTGGGGCGCGCGGGCCTCGGCATCGCCCGGATCTGCGGAGACGACGGTGCCGTCCTCCCCGCCGGCGAGGTCGGCACCATCTACTTCGAGCGTGACGCGATGCCGTTCGAGTACCACAACGCGCCCGAGAAGACCCGCTCGGCGCAGCATCCCGATCACGAGAACTGGGCCACCACCGGCGATGTCGGCTACCTCGACGAGGACGGCTACCTCTACCTCACCGACCGCAAGGACTTCATGATCATCACGGGCGGGGTGAACATCTACCCGCAGGAGTCCGAGAACGCCCTCATCATGCATCCGGCGGTCACCGATGTGGCGGTGATCGGGGTACCGCACGACGAGCTCGGCGAGACCGCCCTCGCCTGCGTGCAATTGGCGCCGGGGGCGGCACCGTCGGACGAGCTGGCGCAGGAGCTGATCGAGTACGCGGGACGGGATCTGGCCCGCTACAAGCTTCCCCGCGCCGTGCGCTTCGTCGATTCGCTGCCGCGCACGCCGACGGGGAAGCTGGTCAAACGCCTGATCGAGGTCTGATCAGTAGACGGGCAGCGACGGGTCCACCTGCTTGGCGTACGCGGTGATGCCGCCCTGCAGGTGCACGGCGTCGCGGTAGCCCGCGCCCTGCACGGCGGCGAGCACCTCGGCGGAGCGGATGCCGGTCTTGCAGTACAGGACGAGCTTCTTGTCCGCGGAGACCTGCGCGAGTCCCTCGCCGGTCTCGAAGGCGCCCTTGGGCACCAGCTTCGCGCCGTCGAGGTGCACGATCTCCCACTCGACGGGCTCGCGCACGTCCACCAGCTCGTAATCGACGCCGGCGGAACCCATCTCGACGAGCTCCTTCGGCGTGATGGTGCTGCCGGCGGCGGCGCGCTCGGCCTCGTCGGAGACCACGCCGCAGAACTCGTCGTAGTCGATGAGCCCGGTGATGCGCGGGGCGTCCGGGTCCTTGCGGATCGACAGGGTGCGGTAGCTCATCTCCAGGGCGTCGTAGACCATGAGCCGGCCGAGCAGGGACTCGCCGATGCCGGTGATCAGCTTGACCGCCTCGGTGCCCATGATCGAGCCGATCGAGGCGCAGAGGATGCCGAGCACGCCGCCCTCGGCGCACGAGGGCACCATGCCGGGCGGCGGCGCGACGGGGTACAGGTCGCGGTAGTTCAGGCCC
Proteins encoded in this window:
- a CDS encoding nitroreductase/quinone reductase family protein; its protein translation is MALEGDYAQEKTSWVSDQLAKIDETGTTAAVDVAGSKVVLFTYRGPKSGKLHRRPLMRVEHDGAYAAVASLAGAPQNPVWFTAMLRNDEVQVQDGTSVVTGPVREIHGAERDQWWERAVAAYPAYAEYQEKTDRLIPIVLVEPGRA
- the moeZ gene encoding adenylyltransferase/sulfurtransferase MoeZ; the protein is MPPLVEPAAELTRDEVARYSRHLIIPEMGVTGQKRLKNAKVLVIGAGGLGSPALLYLAAAGVGTIGIVEFDEVDESNLQRQVIHGVSDLGRPKGESARDSIAEINPLVTVNLHPIRLEPENAVELFEQYDLILDGTDNFATRYLVNDAAVLAHKPYVWGSIFRFEGQVSVFWEDAPDGPNGEKQGLNYRDLYPVAPPPGMVPSCAEGGVLGILCASIGSIMGTEAVKLITGIGESLLGRLMVYDALEMSYRTLSIRKDPDAPRITGLIDYDEFCGVVSDEAERAAAGSTITPKELVEMGSAGVDYELVDVREPVEWEIVHLDGAKLVPKGAFETGEGLAQVSADKKLVLYCKTGIRSAEVLAAVQGAGYRDAVHLQGGITAYAKQVDPSLPVY
- a CDS encoding acyl-CoA synthetase; protein product: MFPGAFAELSPGKPAAIDSATGEILSHARLNEESTRLAHHLRALGLRRGDTVAIVAGNDLRVFSAYAAAIRSGLYVTAVNFHLTPAEVNYILADCDAKALFAGADVAEAVSEALRLPNLAEPGRAIAWGGPITGFADFDTVLAEADSTPLTEQPRGTDMLYSSGTTGRPKGIRIPLPEGTVDQTPDAYTAIFAPMYGMDADTVYLSPAPLYHAAPLRFCGVTMSVGGTVIMMHRFDPEEALALIAKYRVTHSQWVPTMFVRMLKLPQETRDHYDTSSLKVAIHAAAPCPAEVKQSMLAWWGPVIHEYYASTEAAGATFISPQEALERPGSVGRAGLGIARICGDDGAVLPAGEVGTIYFERDAMPFEYHNAPEKTRSAQHPDHENWATTGDVGYLDEDGYLYLTDRKDFMIITGGVNIYPQESENALIMHPAVTDVAVIGVPHDELGETALACVQLAPGAAPSDELAQELIEYAGRDLARYKLPRAVRFVDSLPRTPTGKLVKRLIEV